The sequence below is a genomic window from Citricoccus muralis.
CGGTGGTCAACGCCGAACGTATCGCGGGCCGGATCCCCGGAGCGCAGCTACGTCTTTGGGCGGGTACCCGGCACGGATTCTTCTCCGAGCGGGCCGACGAGGTGACCGCCGAAATTCTCCGGTTCCTGGACGCTGAACATAGCTGAACCGAACCGACCAGCGTCAGGATTCTGCCGGAGGGAACGCTCAGATCAGGGCGTCAGCCCAGGTGCCGAGCCACCAAGCGGCGTCGTAACCGCCCGCGAATTCCCGGTAGACGGTGTCAGCGCCACGCAGTGTGAGTACCTGGTTCAGCCACCGGTTGCCCAGGACTTGCCAGACGCGCGCCGGCGGCGGGCCGAACTCCCACATGCCGCACTCTTGGTAGAGCCGGAGCTGGTCCAGTACGGTTTCTTTGGCGTCGAGAAACTCTTGGATCAGCACGGGAACCGGCTTCGTGCCCACCAGATCACCCTCTGTCTGGTCCCGATGGGCGTACCAGCATGAGGGAGACTGCATGATCGCCACCCCGAAGGACTCTGGGTGGTGCAGGGCGGTGAAGTCGGTGTTTGCCGCGAGTTCCGGATGGCGCAGATTCAGTGGGTCGACGAGGATCACCACACCATGCCGGATCATGTCCGACTGTCTCAGTGCATCACGGACGGCCGGTGCCGTGTGCTCGGCGGTGCCGTGCTGACTGAGCTCGGCTGCGAGCTACCCGCCAGCGCGCAGAATTTCCCCGGATAAAGACACTGTCAGTGATGAGCTCATCGGGAACATTGATGCCGATGTGCTGTTGGTGACCCTGAGCCCTGCGGAAGAGAGTGCAGACTGGTTCCTCGACAACCCGCTGTTCCAGGCGGTGCCTGCGGTGAAGGAGGGACGCTGCGCGGTATTGGAACCCGAAGCGGGTTCCACCTTCGCCGTCGTGGCCTGGGCGCTACGCATGCAAAGCCCACTGAGCCTGCCCTGGGTGGCTCAAGAGCTGGAAGCGCTGGCCAACGAAGCAATTGGCTGATTCGTCCTGTCGCGCGGCCAGTGCGCCTCGGGGCGAGACCGACAGCGGTAGACTGCTCCTCATGCTTTCTTCCCTTCGCCCCGTGGCGCGCGCCGTGCGGCTGAGCGCTGTGGCCCTCGTGGGCGCATGTGTGCTCAGCGGCTGCGTGACCAATGAAGAGCAGGGTCATCCTGAGGGCTGGCAGCCCGTGGAGGTCGAGGAATCGGCCGACGTGGCGGCACTCGTTCCCGAGGATATCGCCGAGCGCGGCTACCTGACCATGGGCACCAACCCGCCCTTTGCGCCCTTCGAGTTCAAGGACTCCCACGGCGAGATCGTCGGCCTGGAAATCGACTTGGCCACGGCGCTCGCCGGGGCGATGGGGCTCGAACTGCGCCCCGTTGAGCAGGATTTCGCGATGATCCTGCCGGCGGTGTCCTCAGGCACCATCGACATCGGTGGTTCCGGTTTCACCGATACTGAGGAGCGCCGCACCAACTTCGACTTCGTGAACTCCCTCTACGCCGGTATTCAGTGGGCCCAGGCCACCGATTCCGAGCACGGAACGATCGATCCAGACGACGCCTGCGGGCTTACCGTGGCAGTCCAGCGAAACACTGTCTCCGAGACCGATGACCTGCGTCCGAAATCCGAGGCGTGCCGGGAAGCCGGCCGCCCCGGGATCGA
It includes:
- a CDS encoding ABC transporter substrate-binding protein; translated protein: MLSSLRPVARAVRLSAVALVGACVLSGCVTNEEQGHPEGWQPVEVEESADVAALVPEDIAERGYLTMGTNPPFAPFEFKDSHGEIVGLEIDLATALAGAMGLELRPVEQDFAMILPAVSSGTIDIGGSGFTDTEERRTNFDFVNSLYAGIQWAQATDSEHGTIDPDDACGLTVAVQRNTVSETDDLRPKSEACREAGRPGIEILSYDTSDTAATALVLGRADAFSADSPITAWAAERADGKIMATGEMFQAAPYGFAVPKDSELTEALAAAMQHLIDTGTYAEVLGQWNIDEGLIDQALINEEPYSSADRTPATRESSS